From Streptomyces cyaneogriseus subsp. noncyanogenus, the proteins below share one genomic window:
- a CDS encoding lytic polysaccharide monooxygenase auxiliary activity family 9 protein, with product MLTAALLCLIPWSGTAVAHGSVVDPASRNYGCWLRWGSDFQNPAMAQQDPMCWQAWQDDPNAMWNWNGLYRNGSGGNFQAVVPNGQLCSGGRTESGRYDSLDAVGPWKTTDVGSNFTVKLHDQASHGADYILVYVTKQGFDPTTRALTWNDLQLVARTGKYAPGQNYEIPVSTSGRSGRHVVYTIWQASHMDQTYFLCSDVNFR from the coding sequence ATGCTCACCGCGGCCCTGCTCTGTCTCATCCCGTGGAGCGGCACCGCCGTCGCCCACGGCTCGGTGGTCGACCCGGCCTCCCGCAACTACGGCTGCTGGCTGCGCTGGGGCAGTGACTTCCAGAACCCGGCCATGGCGCAGCAGGACCCGATGTGCTGGCAGGCGTGGCAGGACGACCCCAACGCCATGTGGAACTGGAACGGCCTGTACCGCAACGGCTCGGGCGGCAACTTCCAGGCCGTCGTCCCCAACGGCCAGCTCTGCAGCGGCGGCCGGACCGAAAGCGGTCGCTACGACTCCCTGGACGCCGTGGGTCCGTGGAAGACGACCGACGTCGGCAGCAACTTCACCGTCAAGCTGCACGACCAGGCCAGCCATGGCGCGGACTACATCCTCGTCTACGTCACCAAGCAGGGCTTCGACCCCACCACCCGGGCCCTGACCTGGAACGACCTTCAGCTCGTCGCCCGCACCGGCAAGTACGCCCCCGGCCAGAACTACGAGATCCCCGTGAGCACGTCCGGCCGCAGCGGCCGCCACGTCGTCTACACGATCTGGCAGGCGTCGCACATGGACCAGACGTACTTCCTGTGCAGTGACGTGAACTTCCGCTGA